A genomic region of Methanothermobacter thermautotrophicus str. Delta H contains the following coding sequences:
- a CDS encoding phytoene/squalene synthase family protein → MIDGKIYSIFKRGSKTYFYSTLFFPKDVRRDVFILYSFLRKADDYVDRVPQDTDGFYEFVERYRRAYSGEITGDVVVDSFVELSERKNFEDEWTEAFLRSMEMDITVSSYSTMSALEEYLLGSSEVVGLFMASIMGLHTDSYHHARYLGRAMQYVNFIRDIAEDIELGRLYFPMDELERFGLQSLDPDEIRGREDNFRSFLRAQIDIYRDWQRTAERGYRYIPYRYLVPIKTAADMYMWTSRIIERDPMIVYSRKVKPSGGRVVSGAVFNMFRLMGPLRVSRGP, encoded by the coding sequence TTGATTGACGGGAAAATTTACTCAATATTTAAGCGTGGAAGCAAAACATACTTCTACAGCACGCTATTCTTCCCAAAGGATGTCAGGAGAGACGTTTTTATACTCTACAGCTTCCTTCGAAAGGCCGATGACTACGTTGACCGGGTACCGCAGGATACTGATGGGTTCTATGAATTTGTGGAAAGGTACCGGAGAGCATACTCCGGTGAAATCACAGGTGACGTGGTGGTTGATTCCTTCGTGGAGCTTTCAGAGAGAAAAAATTTTGAAGATGAGTGGACAGAGGCCTTCCTGAGGTCCATGGAGATGGATATAACAGTATCATCCTACAGTACAATGTCTGCCCTCGAAGAGTACCTCCTTGGTTCATCAGAGGTCGTGGGGCTCTTCATGGCATCCATAATGGGCCTCCACACGGATTCATACCACCATGCAAGGTACCTTGGAAGGGCCATGCAGTACGTTAACTTCATAAGGGACATTGCAGAGGACATTGAGCTTGGAAGGCTATACTTTCCGATGGACGAACTTGAAAGGTTCGGACTCCAATCCCTTGATCCTGATGAGATAAGGGGGAGGGAGGATAATTTCCGGTCATTTCTGAGGGCCCAGATAGACATCTACAGGGACTGGCAGAGGACAGCTGAGAGGGGCTACCGGTACATCCCCTACCGTTACCTGGTACCCATAAAGACAGCGGCTGACATGTACATGTGGACATCAAGGATCATTGAAAGGGACCCCATGATAGTCTACAGCCGAAAGGTGAAGCCGTCAGGGGGCCGTGTGGTATCCGGGGCGGTATTTAACATGTTCCGCCTCATGGGTCCTCTCAGGGTCAGCAGAGGTCCATGA
- a CDS encoding AAA family ATPase: MNTTEKLDKIDTSLRNVGYIPSRDIIITLFLSSELKKPVLVEGPPGTGKTLLAKKTAEALGREFFRIQCYEGITFEQIVGEWNYQKQLLSLEKSRIHGSDEDVFREDYFIKRPLLSAFINEKPSLLLIDEIDKADEEVESFLLQALGEKQITVNDLGTFDLRNDIMVFLTSNSQRNLLDETRDRCLYIHIDYPDPEREMEIVRAHVPSAPEGLIRETVMLINRIRGLGIIKKPSIRATVDWIRTIMALGKDSLDSDTLKETLGVVIKNRADEAKVLDLVESVEGKDEEDHSSIKHIKG, from the coding sequence ATGAATACAACTGAAAAGCTGGATAAAATCGACACATCACTCAGAAATGTGGGATACATACCGAGCAGGGACATCATCATAACCCTTTTTCTCTCATCGGAACTGAAAAAACCTGTTCTCGTGGAGGGCCCGCCCGGGACCGGTAAAACACTTCTAGCTAAAAAAACTGCAGAGGCACTGGGAAGAGAGTTCTTCAGGATACAGTGCTATGAGGGCATAACCTTCGAGCAGATAGTCGGAGAATGGAACTACCAGAAACAGCTTCTGAGCCTTGAAAAGTCACGAATCCATGGATCCGATGAAGACGTCTTCAGGGAGGATTACTTCATAAAAAGACCACTCCTATCGGCATTCATCAACGAGAAACCCTCACTGCTCCTGATAGATGAGATAGACAAGGCAGATGAGGAGGTCGAGAGTTTCCTCCTCCAGGCCCTCGGTGAGAAGCAGATAACGGTCAATGACCTTGGAACCTTTGACCTGCGAAATGATATAATGGTTTTCCTCACCTCCAACTCCCAGAGGAACCTCCTCGACGAGACAAGGGACAGGTGCCTTTACATCCACATTGATTACCCTGACCCTGAACGTGAGATGGAGATCGTGAGGGCTCACGTTCCATCAGCACCTGAGGGCCTCATCAGGGAAACTGTAATGCTCATAAACAGGATAAGGGGGCTGGGAATCATCAAGAAACCCTCCATAAGGGCCACCGTGGACTGGATCAGGACCATCATGGCCCTTGGAAAGGATAGCCTGGACTCCGATACTCTTAAGGAAACCCTTGGAGTTGTTATAAAGAACAGGGCGGATGAAGCAAAGGTCCTTGATCTTGTGGAATCGGTTGAGGGGAAAGATGAAGAGGATCATTCATCTATCAAACATATTAAGGGATAG
- a CDS encoding prenyltransferase, whose translation MNVLGDYARFLFRISRFRFWIYTGGTYVIGYTLAASGFADFLSPAYYLYLIYFFFPASIFIYGVNDWWDEETDILNPKKGSREHMLAQDERKRLKRSIILVTVISFLMMLSQTLTEALIFMGFLFLSYFYSAPPLRFKERPFLDFSSNYLYIMPGIFAYNLASGALPDPLILFAGYCHVAAMHIFSAVPDTEYDRIAGINTTPVFIGRRPALALSAFFWLLLSIITVFVTGFHPLSFLVFIYPAFPLSVLLIRRIRIEKIYWYLPHVNTALGGLLFLALINYRVFHWI comes from the coding sequence ATGAATGTTCTTGGAGACTATGCGAGATTTCTCTTCAGGATATCCAGGTTCAGGTTCTGGATCTACACAGGCGGAACCTATGTGATAGGATACACCCTGGCCGCGTCAGGATTTGCAGATTTCCTCTCACCTGCCTACTACCTCTACCTGATATACTTTTTCTTTCCGGCCAGTATCTTCATATACGGGGTTAATGACTGGTGGGATGAGGAAACCGACATTCTGAACCCCAAGAAGGGCTCCAGAGAACATATGCTGGCCCAGGATGAGAGAAAAAGATTGAAGAGATCGATAATACTAGTAACCGTCATCAGCTTCCTTATGATGCTATCACAGACACTTACGGAGGCCCTAATTTTCATGGGATTCCTTTTTTTATCATACTTCTACAGCGCACCCCCACTTCGCTTCAAGGAGAGACCCTTCCTGGATTTCTCATCCAACTACCTCTATATAATGCCGGGAATATTCGCATACAACCTTGCATCGGGCGCCCTTCCGGACCCGCTGATCCTCTTTGCCGGTTACTGCCATGTTGCAGCCATGCACATCTTCTCGGCCGTACCTGATACTGAATATGACAGAATTGCAGGTATAAACACCACCCCCGTTTTCATCGGCAGAAGACCGGCCCTTGCACTTTCAGCCTTCTTCTGGTTACTGCTATCCATTATAACAGTATTCGTTACAGGATTCCATCCACTGAGCTTCCTGGTATTCATATACCCGGCATTTCCCCTTTCAGTGCTTCTAATAAGGAGAATAAGAATAGAGAAGATATACTGGTATTTACCCCATGTTAACACTGCCCTCGGCGGCCTTCTATTCCTTGCACTCATAAACTACAGGGTGTTTCACTGGATATAA
- a CDS encoding phytoene desaturase family protein, translated as MNIVIVGAGFGGISAAALLAQKGLEVTVIEKNEGPGGRASVYSEGGFTFDMGPSWYLMPDVFENFFAEFNARPEDFYDLKKLEPAYRVFFDGGRVVDVSSDIEKNYELFDSFEEDGGERLREYLESAGKLYDSVVKEMLYRDYRSVLDFLNGKLLLQGLRLNILESLEHFVNRRFKSDEARKILQYSMGFLGSAPQNTPSMYHIMSHIDMTLGVFYPEGGIRRVAQSIYELALEHGARFHFNEEVKRIEVIDGVATSIITDRNIYEADAVLVNADYPHSELELLDEPHRTYDEAYWESRVMAPSAFVAYLGVDRVIDALEHHNLFLERDWADKFQEVFDPRRARWPERPSYYVNVPSRTDTTAAPQGSDTLFILVPLAPGMEDNEELREGLYRRVMDDLERKVGENIRDHVVVKRIFAINDFRDRYNAYRGTALGLSHTLRQTALWRPSHKSKKVKNLYYTGHYTHPGIGVPMTLISSQIVCNEMMDDMGINPDG; from the coding sequence ATGAATATTGTGATTGTTGGAGCTGGATTCGGGGGAATATCTGCAGCGGCACTCCTTGCACAGAAGGGGCTGGAAGTAACTGTCATTGAGAAAAATGAGGGTCCTGGGGGACGTGCAAGCGTCTACAGTGAGGGGGGATTCACCTTTGACATGGGACCATCATGGTACCTCATGCCAGACGTCTTTGAAAACTTCTTCGCAGAGTTCAATGCCAGGCCAGAGGATTTCTATGACCTCAAAAAACTTGAACCAGCATACCGCGTATTCTTTGACGGGGGAAGGGTAGTTGATGTATCATCTGATATTGAAAAGAACTATGAACTCTTTGACAGCTTTGAGGAAGATGGGGGTGAAAGACTCAGGGAGTACCTGGAATCAGCCGGTAAACTCTACGACTCGGTTGTGAAGGAAATGCTCTACAGGGACTACAGGTCAGTCCTGGACTTCCTTAATGGAAAGCTCCTGCTACAGGGATTGAGGCTCAACATACTCGAATCTCTTGAACACTTCGTTAACAGGCGATTTAAGAGTGACGAGGCCCGCAAGATACTCCAGTACTCAATGGGATTCCTTGGAAGCGCACCACAGAACACACCCTCAATGTATCATATAATGTCCCATATCGACATGACCCTTGGAGTCTTCTACCCTGAGGGGGGTATAAGGAGGGTTGCCCAATCAATATATGAACTCGCCCTTGAACATGGAGCCAGATTCCACTTCAACGAGGAGGTTAAAAGGATAGAGGTAATCGATGGAGTGGCAACATCTATCATAACCGACAGGAACATCTATGAAGCTGATGCGGTCCTGGTGAATGCGGATTACCCCCACAGTGAACTGGAACTTCTTGATGAACCCCACAGGACCTATGATGAGGCATACTGGGAGTCCAGGGTAATGGCACCATCAGCCTTTGTAGCCTACCTCGGAGTTGACAGGGTTATAGATGCCCTTGAACACCACAACCTCTTCCTGGAGAGGGACTGGGCCGATAAATTCCAGGAGGTATTTGACCCCCGGAGGGCGAGGTGGCCAGAGAGACCATCCTACTATGTGAATGTACCATCACGGACAGATACGACTGCTGCCCCCCAGGGATCAGACACCCTCTTCATACTGGTCCCCCTCGCGCCGGGCATGGAGGATAACGAGGAACTCAGGGAGGGCCTCTACCGGAGGGTCATGGATGACCTTGAGAGGAAGGTGGGTGAAAATATACGTGACCATGTTGTTGTGAAGAGGATATTCGCCATAAATGATTTCAGGGACCGTTACAATGCATACAGGGGCACAGCCCTGGGTCTTTCCCATACACTCAGACAGACAGCCCTCTGGAGACCATCACATAAGAGTAAGAAGGTTAAGAACCTCTATTACACGGGACATTACACCCATCCAGGTATAGGCGTGCCGATGACACTTATCTCCTCCCAGATAGTCTGCAACGAGATGATGGATGATATGGGAATTAATCCGGATGGATGA
- a CDS encoding HEAT repeat domain-containing protein translates to MVNARLKEMRLMEPQKRMEAIEKLEPSEESVEILIAFLEDESHPVRFKAAEKLAEFGEASLEKLMEIMDTAEGEIRRYATFALKKIGDPRVTDHFIEALSDEDWGVRKFAARSLGELGDLRAVEPLIAALDDEDWGVKLAAVRSLGDLGDERAIEPIKKARRKGDKDFKKAANKSLKKIQSGR, encoded by the coding sequence ATGGTCAATGCAAGGTTGAAGGAAATGAGGCTAATGGAGCCTCAGAAGAGGATGGAGGCCATAGAAAAACTTGAACCTTCAGAGGAATCAGTTGAAATACTCATAGCTTTTCTGGAGGATGAAAGTCATCCCGTAAGGTTTAAAGCAGCTGAAAAACTTGCAGAATTTGGTGAAGCATCCCTTGAGAAACTAATGGAGATAATGGATACGGCGGAGGGCGAAATCAGGAGATACGCAACCTTCGCACTCAAGAAGATAGGAGATCCCCGTGTTACAGACCACTTCATAGAGGCCCTCAGTGATGAGGACTGGGGCGTAAGGAAGTTTGCTGCAAGGTCCCTGGGTGAACTGGGAGATCTGCGTGCAGTGGAGCCCCTTATAGCTGCCCTTGATGATGAGGACTGGGGTGTTAAACTTGCAGCTGTAAGGTCCCTTGGAGACCTTGGAGATGAGAGGGCCATAGAACCCATCAAGAAGGCCAGAAGAAAGGGTGATAAGGACTTCAAGAAGGCTGCAAACAAGTCCCTTAAAAAGATCCAGTCAGGACGATGA
- the cruF gene encoding bisanhydrobacterioruberin hydratase CruF: MSDKAGRTSLMILLTGIILALSSYPVTGMRIEGYWIVSVIFIISMAVPSFISTIRSLGSRGFLLILVLGIYAISIETLAIITGFPYSEFYYGDMIGLKILGYTPFTVPFAWLPLFLGSAYLAKECVEGRVKFLILAALIAALTDVVIDPAAVALKFWVWVNPGIFYGVPLQNFAGWILSGLGAALISLAVPGDSLQEMGNGAVSSLYLIMCFWTGACLFLGLEIPFIAGLMLIALILRTPRFKLW, from the coding sequence ATGTCTGATAAAGCCGGAAGGACCTCCCTGATGATACTGCTGACGGGTATCATACTTGCTCTGAGCTCATACCCTGTTACCGGCATGAGAATAGAGGGTTACTGGATCGTATCAGTTATATTCATAATTTCAATGGCTGTTCCATCATTCATATCAACCATAAGGAGCCTCGGGTCCCGTGGCTTTTTACTGATACTCGTTCTTGGCATCTATGCAATTTCGATTGAAACCCTTGCCATAATAACCGGTTTTCCCTACTCTGAGTTCTACTACGGTGATATGATCGGCCTGAAGATACTAGGCTACACCCCCTTCACGGTTCCATTCGCGTGGCTACCCCTGTTCCTTGGATCCGCCTACCTTGCAAAGGAGTGTGTTGAGGGCAGGGTTAAATTTCTGATCCTGGCGGCCCTTATTGCTGCATTAACCGACGTGGTTATTGACCCGGCTGCAGTTGCCCTCAAATTCTGGGTGTGGGTGAATCCGGGGATCTTCTATGGGGTTCCACTACAGAACTTCGCGGGCTGGATTCTCTCAGGTCTGGGGGCTGCACTGATCTCACTGGCAGTGCCCGGTGACTCCCTGCAGGAGATGGGTAATGGTGCTGTATCAAGTCTTTACCTGATAATGTGTTTCTGGACAGGTGCCTGCCTCTTCCTTGGCCTTGAGATACCCTTCATTGCAGGCCTCATGCTCATTGCACTCATATTAAGAACACCCAGGTTTAAATTATGGTGA
- a CDS encoding manganese efflux pump MntP, protein MDLLSMVLIGVGLAMDAFSISVSRGLALHESETNYALISALSFGTFQAAMPVLGWVSGLEIQRLVSALAPWAAFILLLIIGLKMIYESLIMEEEEFIFSYRELLVLSIATSIDAFAVGVSFALLDISIWLPVIVIGLITFILSLAGSYIGERVGHIFENRLEALGGLILILIGLKILLENVSFT, encoded by the coding sequence ATGGATCTTCTATCAATGGTGCTCATAGGAGTTGGCCTTGCAATGGACGCCTTCAGCATATCTGTGAGCCGGGGCCTTGCACTCCATGAATCAGAGACAAACTACGCCCTGATATCCGCACTATCCTTCGGAACCTTCCAGGCTGCCATGCCAGTTCTTGGATGGGTGTCTGGTCTTGAAATCCAGAGGCTCGTATCAGCCCTTGCACCCTGGGCAGCATTCATTTTGCTCCTCATAATAGGCCTTAAAATGATCTATGAAAGCCTGATCATGGAGGAGGAAGAATTCATTTTCAGTTACCGTGAACTCCTTGTACTCTCAATTGCAACCAGCATCGATGCCTTCGCAGTGGGTGTGAGCTTCGCCCTCCTTGACATATCCATATGGCTCCCGGTAATTGTCATAGGTCTCATCACATTCATACTATCACTTGCCGGTAGCTACATAGGCGAGAGGGTGGGCCACATATTTGAAAACCGTCTTGAGGCCCTTGGAGGCCTGATCCTCATCCTCATCGGTCTTAAGATCCTCCTGGAAAATGTTTCCTTCACCTGA
- the nucS gene encoding endonuclease NucS — MKCKVSENPSIKEAYRLIEDGIRKRALVVILACCSASYEGRARSRLDAGERLIVIKPDGTFMVHQDRKVDPVNWQPPKSRSRAYIKRGSLYLESIRRDPEERLEVEIHEAHLVSYYLARDVHDLMVAGHENDMGDMIIMHPHLIEKGFRPVAREYAVTSGFIDILGKDENGSLMIIELKSRKAGVSAVKQLKRYVDEFREDRVGVRGVLVAPSITHDAMEMLEEEGLEFREIEPPRELRSNRGVTLDNFL; from the coding sequence ATGAAGTGCAAGGTATCTGAAAATCCGTCGATAAAGGAGGCCTACCGTTTAATAGAGGATGGTATAAGGAAGAGGGCCCTTGTGGTGATACTCGCCTGCTGCAGTGCATCCTATGAGGGTCGTGCAAGGAGCAGGCTTGATGCCGGTGAAAGGCTGATCGTCATAAAACCCGATGGGACCTTCATGGTGCACCAGGACCGTAAGGTGGATCCTGTTAACTGGCAGCCACCCAAATCAAGGTCACGTGCCTATATCAAGAGGGGCAGCCTCTACCTCGAGAGTATCCGGAGGGACCCTGAAGAGCGCCTTGAGGTCGAAATCCATGAGGCCCACCTTGTATCATATTACCTTGCAAGGGACGTCCATGATCTCATGGTTGCAGGTCATGAGAACGATATGGGTGATATGATAATCATGCACCCCCACCTCATTGAGAAGGGTTTCCGGCCCGTTGCAAGGGAGTATGCCGTCACTTCAGGCTTCATTGACATACTGGGAAAGGATGAGAATGGTTCCCTCATGATAATTGAGCTTAAAAGCAGGAAGGCCGGAGTGAGTGCAGTTAAACAGCTTAAAAGGTATGTTGATGAGTTCAGGGAGGATAGGGTGGGTGTGCGTGGTGTTCTCGTGGCTCCATCCATAACCCATGATGCCATGGAGATGCTGGAGGAGGAGGGCCTTGAGTTCAGGGAGATCGAACCCCCACGGGAGCTGAGATCAAACAGGGGCGTTACACTGGATAATTTCCTTTAA
- a CDS encoding carbon-nitrogen hydrolase family protein: MRLGICQMQVTEDKEKNVGTAVEMIVEAAERGARLIVLPEMFTCPYDVNLFSEYAEDENGYSIRTMRSIARELGIHLVAGSIPEETPEGIYNTSFVMDDGGNIIGKHRKVHLFDINVPGEISFRESDSLIAGDSVTVIETPQCVMGVGICYDMRFPELSRMMALGGAEVLIFPGAFNMTTGPAHWRLLVRSRALDNQCYCVAASPARNPSASYVAYGHSMIADPWGSVVCEADASPSVITADIDLEAVERIRRKLPLLRNRRPDVYGWRSGV; the protein is encoded by the coding sequence ATGAGGCTTGGAATATGCCAGATGCAGGTAACCGAAGATAAAGAGAAGAATGTTGGTACTGCCGTTGAGATGATTGTGGAGGCCGCTGAGAGAGGCGCCCGGCTCATTGTGCTTCCTGAGATGTTCACATGCCCCTACGATGTAAACCTTTTTTCAGAGTATGCAGAGGATGAGAATGGATACTCCATAAGAACCATGAGGTCAATTGCCAGGGAACTGGGGATCCACCTGGTCGCAGGTTCCATCCCCGAGGAAACACCTGAAGGCATCTACAACACCTCCTTTGTGATGGACGATGGTGGGAACATCATCGGGAAGCATCGCAAGGTCCACCTCTTCGACATCAATGTTCCCGGAGAGATAAGCTTCAGGGAATCAGATAGCCTGATTGCAGGCGACTCCGTGACCGTTATAGAAACTCCCCAGTGCGTTATGGGTGTGGGGATATGCTATGATATGCGTTTCCCTGAACTTTCAAGGATGATGGCCCTAGGGGGTGCAGAGGTCCTTATATTCCCGGGGGCATTCAATATGACAACCGGACCGGCCCACTGGAGGCTCCTTGTAAGGTCAAGGGCCCTGGATAACCAGTGCTACTGTGTTGCTGCATCACCTGCAAGGAACCCCTCAGCGTCCTATGTTGCCTATGGCCACTCTATGATCGCTGATCCCTGGGGCTCTGTCGTCTGTGAGGCCGATGCATCCCCCTCTGTGATCACAGCAGATATTGACCTGGAAGCCGTGGAGAGGATCCGGAGGAAGCTTCCCCTCCTGAGAAACAGAAGGCCTGATGTGTACGGCTGGAGATCTGGAGTATGA
- a CDS encoding vWA domain-containing protein encodes MKRIIHLSNILRDRGVPVSIRGTMDASEAYRIFKGRPELRDALFSVYVKDPRHAGAFMEAYEEIFGVPAKNESEESGEGEGLHHLRSSENFSGNSEAEMGIDELSQLKPEIEELTDPSMDVAAVMDRDMSTLNSFDPEIFELCRRLGIKIANRRSRRLRQSRRMKPDIRRSIRKNIKHGGTVLELIRSEPRERKSQHIFLSDVSGSCDWISNWFFCIIYAAQRTFYRSRFFDFDSRIVETTHLLDEDDLYDAFRNLRESRIRNLMIHGTSNMYTAFRDFIEGVTFTGKSYIVILSDCRDWAGPRRDGIPESVELVAEMSERARKVLILNPEPEKKWDVVDSCVSLYRDAGASVMEVRTLRQLAEVIEGL; translated from the coding sequence ATGAAGAGGATCATTCATCTATCAAACATATTAAGGGATAGGGGGGTCCCGGTAAGCATAAGGGGCACCATGGACGCATCTGAGGCCTATCGAATATTTAAGGGGAGGCCTGAACTCAGGGATGCCCTCTTCTCGGTTTACGTTAAGGACCCAAGACACGCAGGCGCATTCATGGAGGCCTACGAGGAGATCTTCGGAGTTCCAGCGAAAAATGAATCAGAGGAATCAGGAGAAGGCGAGGGACTACATCACCTAAGGTCATCAGAAAATTTTTCAGGCAATTCAGAGGCGGAAATGGGAATTGATGAGCTTTCACAGCTCAAACCCGAAATTGAGGAGTTAACTGACCCTTCAATGGATGTGGCCGCAGTCATGGACAGGGACATGTCCACCCTCAATTCATTCGACCCGGAGATATTTGAGCTATGCCGCAGACTTGGAATAAAAATTGCCAACAGAAGATCAAGGAGGCTACGCCAGTCCAGGAGGATGAAGCCGGATATAAGGCGGAGCATAAGGAAGAACATTAAACATGGGGGCACAGTGCTTGAACTTATACGCTCAGAACCGAGGGAGAGGAAGAGCCAGCACATATTCCTCAGTGATGTGAGCGGGTCTTGTGACTGGATAAGCAACTGGTTCTTCTGCATAATCTACGCAGCCCAGCGCACATTCTACCGTTCACGATTCTTTGACTTCGACAGCCGAATAGTTGAGACAACCCACCTGCTGGATGAGGACGACCTCTACGATGCCTTCAGGAATCTCAGGGAGTCAAGAATCAGGAATTTAATGATCCACGGAACATCCAATATGTACACAGCATTCAGGGATTTTATTGAAGGCGTAACCTTCACAGGAAAATCATACATAGTTATCCTCTCAGACTGCAGGGACTGGGCCGGTCCAAGGAGGGATGGTATCCCTGAGAGCGTTGAACTGGTAGCTGAGATGTCAGAGAGGGCCCGGAAGGTTCTGATACTTAACCCTGAACCTGAAAAGAAGTGGGACGTCGTGGATAGCTGTGTTTCACTTTACCGGGATGCCGGGGCAAGCGTGATGGAGGTCAGGACACTCAGACAGCTTGCAGAGGTTATAGAAGGGCTTTAA
- a CDS encoding S1C family serine protease — protein sequence MIESKYTNKGSDFSETELEEQEIMDAYSEAVMGAADRVSPSVVRVTTVARSKNRTVGGGSGLIYTEYGHIITNSHVVHGSERIEVTLNTGEEYRATVVGDDPHTDISVLKIEPQHELRTPEFADSSRVRVGQLALAIGNPFGFQFTVTAGVVSATGRSLRTMTGRLVDGVIQTDAALNPGKSGGPLVDFRGRVLGINTALIRPAQGLCFAIPSNTVREVADKLIEDGKIRRAHLGVACQNMVLKPETVEKLKLNSDRGVMVASLSDGPAGDAGVMRGDIIIALDGEAVETVDDLHRILNEERIGMECDLDVIRGSEIFKISVKPSELE from the coding sequence ATGATCGAATCAAAATATACTAACAAGGGATCTGATTTTAGTGAAACAGAACTTGAAGAGCAGGAAATAATGGATGCCTACTCAGAGGCTGTTATGGGTGCAGCCGATAGAGTGAGCCCCTCCGTTGTAAGGGTAACAACGGTGGCCCGATCAAAAAACAGGACCGTGGGTGGAGGTTCAGGTCTCATATACACTGAATACGGGCATATAATCACAAACAGTCATGTTGTCCACGGATCAGAGAGAATTGAAGTAACACTGAACACAGGGGAAGAGTACCGGGCAACTGTTGTTGGTGATGACCCCCACACAGACATCTCGGTCCTGAAAATCGAACCTCAGCATGAACTCAGAACACCTGAATTTGCAGACTCCAGCAGGGTGAGGGTGGGACAGCTTGCCCTGGCAATAGGCAACCCCTTCGGGTTCCAGTTCACAGTAACAGCAGGAGTTGTGAGTGCAACCGGCAGATCCCTGCGGACCATGACAGGGAGGCTCGTGGATGGGGTTATACAGACAGATGCAGCACTAAACCCTGGAAAATCAGGCGGACCACTGGTTGATTTTCGCGGAAGGGTCCTGGGGATAAACACGGCCCTTATAAGACCTGCTCAGGGGCTTTGCTTTGCAATACCATCAAATACAGTCAGGGAAGTCGCAGATAAACTTATAGAGGATGGTAAAATAAGAAGGGCCCACCTGGGAGTGGCCTGCCAGAACATGGTGCTGAAGCCAGAAACAGTTGAGAAACTGAAACTGAATTCGGATAGGGGAGTTATGGTTGCATCACTCTCAGATGGTCCGGCAGGAGATGCTGGAGTCATGCGTGGTGATATCATAATAGCCCTCGACGGCGAAGCAGTTGAAACAGTCGATGACCTTCACAGAATCCTCAATGAGGAAAGGATCGGTATGGAATGTGATCTGGATGTCATAAGGGGGTCTGAGATCTTTAAAATCTCTGTGAAACCATCAGAACTGGAATAA